ATTGGTAATCCGAAAAGCTTGCTTCCGCCAATTAAGTTTGCTATCCTATCAGCACCCATCCCTGCATAGGCTCCATTAAGGTATTTAGCATTTATAAAGATTGGTGCTATTTTGTAAAATCCATAAATTACACGAGTAAAAACTTCGTCTTTTTCTGGGATAACGGATGAGATTATCACGGCTTCCAATTTTTTATTTGGCAACCATTCCTTTATCCCGGCCAGCTTATTATTTGCTATTCTTTGTGGATTTATGAGTTTTCTACCCTCAAATAACCCGATACAGGTTGTAGAGTTTCCTATACCTATAGCAAGAACCATTTTATACAGTAATCACAGCCTCTGTCTCACATACATTGCCCTTCTTGCATCCCTTTCACTGGGTTCCATAGGCTTTCCTGTAATTTTCTGTAAATGGGCTGGCTGAATAAATATCAACAGCTCATTTAAAGTCTGTAACCGTAATCCTTTTAAGATTCCAACTCCAATCCCAAATCTTACAGCAGATGATAGATTTATGAACTCTTCACTTGATATAAGTCTTGCATTTTTGAGTATTGAATATGCACGCCATATTTTATCCTCAATTTGGAGTCTTGCACTCTTAAGCAATAGTTCCCTTGCATTATTCTCGTATTCTACAATTTGTAGTACCGTTTTATGCAAGCCGTCAACAATTTCTTCCTCCTTCCTGCCTAGTGTTGTCTGGTTTGATATCTGGAAGAAATTTCCCTCTACTTTTGTCCCTTCACCATATAAGCCCCTTACTGATAAGCCAACTTGACCAAGTTTTTCAAGCACCTTTCTTATCTTACCTGAATGTATAAGACCTGGTAAATGAATAAGTACAGATACTCTCAATCCTGTTCCAGTATTTGTAGGACATGCTGTAAGGTAACCAAATTGGGATGAAAATGCGTATGGGAGTTTCCCGGATAGCTCATCATCAAGCTTATTTACAAGTTCATACGCTCTCTCCAAGTTTAACCCCGGAGTCAGTGCTTGCAGCCTCAAATGGTCCTCTTCATTTATGACAACAGCTAAACTCTCACCTTTCCATATCTCTACACCTTTCCCTTTACCATTTTTAAGAAACTCACGTGACACAAGATGGCGTTCGGCCAAGAATTCTCTCTCAGTAGGAGAGAGCTCAGCCAATGGAACTATAAGTTTATCGCCACGAACTGTTGCTACCCGCTCTTCTATGAAATTAAAGATTTCTTCAAGCTCATCCCTTTTTGCTCTTAACGGAAATTTAAATTGAGAAAGATTTCTTGCTATTCTTATCCTTGACGACAGTACAATCTCTGCAAACTCACCTTCAGCATTAGTCCAGGAGGGTGAGCTTGTAAGTAAGTCAGCAAATTTCATAATAAAAATCTACCATTTTGAGTTTTTAATCTTCCTTATTTCATCCCTTATACGGGCTGCTTCCTCGTACGACTCGTTCTCTACTGCTTTTTTAAGACGGCTCCTTAACTCGTGTATTCTATTATCTTTCTTATATTCATCAGGCTCAGCACCAATTGTCTTTCCAATGTGTTGTGTACTGCCATGGATTCGGCGGAGTAATGAAGATATCTTTTTTTCAAATGTCTTGTAACAATCTGCACAGCCAAATTTAGTAGTCTCTCTAAATTCTCTATATGATAAGCCACATCTTGGACATTTAAGTTCCTCAACTTCTGGCTCATGTGGTATTAATGGGATAAACTCCTTAAGGTCAAATAGGCTAGATGGCTTAATAAGACCCTTCTTTTGGGCACAGTCATCACATAAATGAAGCTCAGTCTTCTGATTATTCACAATTACAGTGTAAAATACAGTAGACTCCTTTTCATGGCATATATCACAAAGCATCATACCTCCTTTAACTTTCCAGCTTCCAATTTTAACACTCTACTCCCTATATTAGCAAGTGACTCTTTATGGGTAGCAATTAGAAATGTTACATTGTGTTCTTTATTAAGTTTCAAGAAAAGGTTATGTAACTCTCCACTTGTCTCTGGATCCAAGTTCCCTGAAGGCTCATCTGCAAGCACAATTCTCGGATTATTAACAAGCGCCCTCGCTACTCCCACTCTTTGACGCTCACCACCTGAGAGATGCGGTGGAATTTTATGCTCTTTACCTTTTAGCCCTACTGCATCAAGGAGTAGGGTACATCTTTCAGTAAGTTGATTTTCTCTACCAATTAGAGTGGGGAGCTTGACATTCTCAAGTGCAGTAAATTCAGGCATCAGCTGATGAAACTGAAATACAAACCCTATCTCTTTATTCCTTATTTTAGAGAGTTCTTTATCTGAGTGTGCAAAAATATCTACCCCACCAAGTAGTACCTTACCTTGCGTTGGCTTATCAAGCCCACCAAGTATATGAATCAAAGTAGTCTTACCACATCCAGAAGGACCAAAAATCACAACTATCTCACCCAGAGCGACCTGAAGATTCAAGTCTTTTAAGACTTCAACTTTCTTTGTATCTTCTTTATAAATCTTGTAAATATCTTGAGCCTCAAGTATAATATCCTTTGAGCAAACTTTACTCATATCTTATTGCTTCTGATGGTAATAATTTTGCTGCTTTTGAAGCCGGATAAATGCTTGCAATAAATGATATAAAGATAGCACCTATGCCAACAAGGATAAAATCAGTTAATCTCATACAAACAGGTAATGTCTCAATTCCATATACACCGGGCGGCAACGATATAAAATGATATTTACTAAGTATAAAAGATAGACCCAACCCAATTCCTGTCCCAACTATAGTCCCTACCAGCCCTATTAACAGCCCCTCTAACATAAAAATACGTCTTACCATATTTGAAGTCGCCCCTATAGCTCTCAATACCCCTATTTCTCTTGTCTTCTGTGTTACAAGCATAATAAGAGTAGCCGCTATCCCAAAACAGGCAACTACAATTATTAGTAATAGTAATGTAAACATTGTCACTTTCTCCAATCTTAACGCAGAGAATAAATTTGAATTTAACTCTATCCAGTGTGTAGCATAATATGGGTAACCAATCTCTTTATTTATAGCAACTGCAACCCCAGGTGCTTTGTAGATATCATCAAGCCGTAGTTCAAGTCCTGTCACTTTATCGCCAATGCCAAGAAAATCTTGAATAGAGCTAAGTGGTAAATAAGCGAGTGATGAATTATATTCATAAAGCCCAGCATTAAATATACCAGTAACTTCAAATTTTCCTGTCCTTATTCCAAATGGGCTTAACTCTTGTACTCCAAACAATATCAATGTATCGTGCAAGAATGCACCAAGCCCATCTGCAAGAGTTTTGCCAAGTACAAGCCCGGTAAGCTCACCATCTAAATTCTTAATCTTATCGTTTCCAATTACACCCCTCAATATAACTCCATCCTGTGTTGTCCTACTCTTTAGTATTCCCTTGGAATAAATAAATGGCTCAACACTTTTTACATGCTGAATCTTATAAATACGCTGTATCAATGATTTATAATCTGATATGGACTCATTGTGAAACTTAAGAACAATCACATCAGGGCTTGTAGCTAATATCTTATCACGTAACTCTTTATGGAATCCATTCATAACTGACATAACTACAAGTAAGCAGCCAACTCCAATTGTAACACCTCCAACTGAGATACCCGAAATTACTTTCCTGAATACACCACCCGACGCAGTGATATGCCTACGCGCTATAAAGAGTTCCAATCTCATGTCCGCAGTTGTGGGAATAATATCACATCCTTAATAGAATACGAATTTGTAAATAGCATCACTATCCTATCAATCCCAAGCCCCAGCCCCCCAGTAGGCGGCATACCAACGCCAAGTGCTTCAATGAAGTCTTCGTCCATAACCTGTGCCTCCATATCACCTTTACGCCTAAACTCTTGCTGCACTTTAAACCGCTCAATTTGCTCTAATGGGTCGTTGAGCTCCGAAAACGCATTCCCAAGCTCTATACCACACACAAATGGCTCAAAGCGCTCAACAAGAGTTGGGTCACCCCTCTTCTCTTTTGCAAGTGGTGATATATCTTTTGGATAATCAATTATAAAAACAGGCTCAATAAGATTTGGTTGAATGAGGGTATCAAAAATTGCATTTAGAATTTTACCACGATGATATCCTTTGTCCACAGTGATACCATTTTTTTCTGCAATCTTAACTAATTCTGATTCAGTAGAATTTTTTAAATCCATTCCTACATATTCCTTTAGTGCTTCAAAGAATGGCATCCTATTCCATTTTGGGCTAAATTTTATTTTTGTCCCCTGGTATTCAATTTCATTGCCCCCCTTCAACTTCACACACAATGTCTCAAACAACTCCTCTACAATTCTCATCATATCCTCATAGTCTGCATAAGCTTGATATAATTCAAGCTGTGTAAACTCTGGATTATGGACTCTGTCCATACCTTCATTTCTGAAATCTTTGCCAAACTCGTAAACCTTTGTAAACCCGCCAATAATGAGCCTCTTAAGGTAAAGCTCGTCCGAAATCCTTAAGTAAAAGTCGCGTTCCAAAGTCTTATAGTAGCTCTTAAATGGTTCAGCAAAGCCACCACCATAAATTGGCTGTAATATAGGGGTATCAACTTCAATAAAGCCATGGCTATCTAAAAAATTACGTATTTCCTGAATTAT
This bacterium DNA region includes the following protein-coding sequences:
- a CDS encoding protein arginine kinase → MKFADLLTSSPSWTNAEGEFAEIVLSSRIRIARNLSQFKFPLRAKRDELEEIFNFIEERVATVRGDKLIVPLAELSPTEREFLAERHLVSREFLKNGKGKGVEIWKGESLAVVINEEDHLRLQALTPGLNLERAYELVNKLDDELSGKLPYAFSSQFGYLTACPTNTGTGLRVSVLIHLPGLIHSGKIRKVLEKLGQVGLSVRGLYGEGTKVEGNFFQISNQTTLGRKEEEIVDGLHKTVLQIVEYENNARELLLKSARLQIEDKIWRAYSILKNARLISSEEFINLSSAVRFGIGVGILKGLRLQTLNELLIFIQPAHLQKITGKPMEPSERDARRAMYVRQRL
- a CDS encoding UvrB/UvrC motif-containing protein, producing MMLCDICHEKESTVFYTVIVNNQKTELHLCDDCAQKKGLIKPSSLFDLKEFIPLIPHEPEVEELKCPRCGLSYREFRETTKFGCADCYKTFEKKISSLLRRIHGSTQHIGKTIGAEPDEYKKDNRIHELRSRLKKAVENESYEEAARIRDEIRKIKNSKW
- a CDS encoding ABC transporter ATP-binding protein, coding for MSKVCSKDIILEAQDIYKIYKEDTKKVEVLKDLNLQVALGEIVVIFGPSGCGKTTLIHILGGLDKPTQGKVLLGGVDIFAHSDKELSKIRNKEIGFVFQFHQLMPEFTALENVKLPTLIGRENQLTERCTLLLDAVGLKGKEHKIPPHLSGGERQRVGVARALVNNPRIVLADEPSGNLDPETSGELHNLFLKLNKEHNVTFLIATHKESLANIGSRVLKLEAGKLKEV
- a CDS encoding ABC transporter permease; the protein is MELFIARRHITASGGVFRKVISGISVGGVTIGVGCLLVVMSVMNGFHKELRDKILATSPDVIVLKFHNESISDYKSLIQRIYKIQHVKSVEPFIYSKGILKSRTTQDGVILRGVIGNDKIKNLDGELTGLVLGKTLADGLGAFLHDTLILFGVQELSPFGIRTGKFEVTGIFNAGLYEYNSSLAYLPLSSIQDFLGIGDKVTGLELRLDDIYKAPGVAVAINKEIGYPYYATHWIELNSNLFSALRLEKVTMFTLLLLIIVVACFGIAATLIMLVTQKTREIGVLRAIGATSNMVRRIFMLEGLLIGLVGTIVGTGIGLGLSFILSKYHFISLPPGVYGIETLPVCMRLTDFILVGIGAIFISFIASIYPASKAAKLLPSEAIRYE
- the lysS gene encoding lysine--tRNA ligase, with protein sequence MFNEEQEKIRIDKLNKIKASGINPYPYKFEISHTIQSIRGNSGSLIEKKTQVKLAGRITAIRGHGKASFVDIQDEEDKIQLYFKSDVLGDKYKNFDLIDIGDFIGVEGKIFETRTKELTVLANDFVLLSKSLHPLPEKWHGLQDKELRYRKRHLDLIMSPEVKHVFLTRVKIIQEIRNFLDSHGFIEVDTPILQPIYGGGFAEPFKSYYKTLERDFYLRISDELYLKRLIIGGFTKVYEFGKDFRNEGMDRVHNPEFTQLELYQAYADYEDMMRIVEELFETLCVKLKGGNEIEYQGTKIKFSPKWNRMPFFEALKEYVGMDLKNSTESELVKIAEKNGITVDKGYHRGKILNAIFDTLIQPNLIEPVFIIDYPKDISPLAKEKRGDPTLVERFEPFVCGIELGNAFSELNDPLEQIERFKVQQEFRRKGDMEAQVMDEDFIEALGVGMPPTGGLGLGIDRIVMLFTNSYSIKDVILFPQLRT